One segment of Coffea arabica cultivar ET-39 chromosome 7c, Coffea Arabica ET-39 HiFi, whole genome shotgun sequence DNA contains the following:
- the LOC113698259 gene encoding F-box/kelch-repeat protein At3g06240, whose product MPPKRKGQRNNTRKPSEPDAPLPTNNVVVSGAMSDCKLPEDLMLSILTRLPVKTVRRYKCVCKPWLKLFSTTEFIKMHHEQTAKNPQNHSLIIHSIDEDYYHNMSLLNVNSTAEEPTNLVNPFPVIFKEMDLVGCVNGLVCLSCPPFAQMIVLWNPALSIWKAIRLPNRGIDESIDRISLGFAYDESKDDYKIVRITIFKPDGNSPKNFLRAFAEVYSANLDSWKRVRLSFQFSIIPTRSNVIVKGRPYWTAIIYDPVKMFREVMLWYDVENEVFRHVPVPDYNMDCTKGGRFVEWKGSLAILVYSPTRERDDFVDVVVYDEGKGRWDTKSCHGPIGLKMERHMQCSKDGVILAETPEGTLFLYDPMTNAIKEFRIAEAMKTSYEAFSYTESLVSLKGMEKVEEQDKDKFCIKMEDLVID is encoded by the coding sequence ATGCCGCCGAAGAGAAAAGGCCAACGAAACAACACTCGCAAACCCAGTGAACCAGACGCTCCACTACCCACTAACAACGTCGTGGTCTCAGGAGCCATGTCCGATTGCAAGTTACCCGAAGACCTGATGCTCTCCATTCTCACCCGCCTCCCCGTGAAAACCGTTCGGCGATACAAGTGCGTTTGCAAGCCATGGCTGAAGCTCTTTTCCACCACAGAGTTCATCAAGATGCACCACGAGCAAACTGCCAAGAATCCCCAAAATCACTCCCTTATCATCCACAGCATTGACGAGGATTACTACCATAATATGTCGCTGTTGAACGTCAATTCCACTGCTGAAGAACCCACAAATCTTGTCAATCCTTTTCCTGTAATCTTCAAAGAAATGGACTTGGTGGGCTGTGTTAATGGGCTGGTTTGCCTCAGTTGCCCTCCTTTTGCCCAGATGATTGTCCTCTGGAACCCTGCTTTGAGTATTTGGAAGGCCATTAGGCTTCCTAATCGAGGAATTGATGAAAGTATAGACAGAATTTCACTCGGGTTTGCTTATGATGAAAGCAAGGATGACTATAAGATTGTGAGGATTACGATTTTCAAGCCTGATGGGAATAGTCCGAAGAATTTCTTGAGGGCTTTTGCTGAGGTTTACTCCGCTAACTTGGACTCTTGGAAAAGGGTTCGCCTTAGTTTTCAGTTTTCAATTATTCCTACTAGGAGCAATGTTATTGTAAAAGGAAGGCCTTATTGGACTGCAATTATCTATGATCCGGTGAAAATGTTTCGTGAAGTTATGCTGTGGTATGATGTGGAAAACGAGGTTTTTAGGCATGTTCCTGTGCCGGATTATAATATGGATTGCACTAAAGGGGGGAGATTTGTGGAGTGGAAGGGTAGTCTTGCTATACTTGTGTACTCTCCTACTAGAGAGAGGGATGATTTTGTTGATGTTGTGGTTTATGATGAAGGCAAGGGACGTTGGGACACGAAATCTTGCCATGGTCCAATTGGACTGAAAATGGAGAGGCATATGCAATGCTCTAAAGATGGCGTGATTTTGGCAGAGACTCCAGAAGGAACGCTGTTTTTGTATGATCCTATGACTAATGCGATCAAGGAGTTCCGGATTGCTGAAGCTATGAAAACCTCCTATGAGGCATTTAGCTACACAGAGAGCCTGGTTTCTCTGAAGGGGATGGAGAAGGTGGAGGAACAGGACAAAGATAAGTTCTGTATCAAGATGGAAGATTTGGTTATCGACTAA